A section of the Oncorhynchus gorbuscha isolate QuinsamMale2020 ecotype Even-year linkage group LG06, OgorEven_v1.0, whole genome shotgun sequence genome encodes:
- the LOC124037948 gene encoding protein yippee-like 3 isoform X1, with the protein MVTNDFLDMVKLTKAKTFQAYLDSCHRRYSCVHCRAHLANHDDLISKSFQGSQGRAYLFNSVVNVGCGPAEERLLLTGLHAVADIYCENCHTTLGWKYEQAFELSQKYKEGKFIIELSHMIKDNGWD; encoded by the exons atggtgaccaatgactttcttg ACATGGTGAAGCTGACGAAGGCTAAGACGTTCCAGGCGTACCTAGACTCGTGCCACCGGAGGTACAGCTGTGTTCACTGCCGAGCACACTTGGCCAACCATGATGACCTCATCTCCAAG TCTTTTCAGGGAAGCCAGGGACGTGCTTACCTCTTCAACTCTGT GGTGAACGTGGGCTGTGGTCCTGCCGAGGAGAGGCTGCTACTCACCGGGCTCCACGCTGTGGCAGACATCTACTGTGAGAACTGCCATACCACACTGGGCTGGAAATAT GAGCAGGCCTTTGAGTTGAGTCAGAAGTACAAGGAGGGGAAGTTCATCATTGAGCTGTCCCACATGATAAAGGACAACGGCTGGGACTGA
- the LOC124037948 gene encoding protein yippee-like 3 isoform X2 — translation MVKLTKAKTFQAYLDSCHRRYSCVHCRAHLANHDDLISKSFQGSQGRAYLFNSVVNVGCGPAEERLLLTGLHAVADIYCENCHTTLGWKYEQAFELSQKYKEGKFIIELSHMIKDNGWD, via the exons ATGGTGAAGCTGACGAAGGCTAAGACGTTCCAGGCGTACCTAGACTCGTGCCACCGGAGGTACAGCTGTGTTCACTGCCGAGCACACTTGGCCAACCATGATGACCTCATCTCCAAG TCTTTTCAGGGAAGCCAGGGACGTGCTTACCTCTTCAACTCTGT GGTGAACGTGGGCTGTGGTCCTGCCGAGGAGAGGCTGCTACTCACCGGGCTCCACGCTGTGGCAGACATCTACTGTGAGAACTGCCATACCACACTGGGCTGGAAATAT GAGCAGGCCTTTGAGTTGAGTCAGAAGTACAAGGAGGGGAAGTTCATCATTGAGCTGTCCCACATGATAAAGGACAACGGCTGGGACTGA